A portion of the Burkholderia pseudomultivorans genome contains these proteins:
- a CDS encoding maltotransferase domain-containing protein: MKPTPTFAPRLYFCDARLVGPLDAWPALFAHIAGMGFDHVLVGAYWAASVAGFPRHVADFERPADVFATRTSALDTFAQLTRLAQGHGLRMLLEVVPDRIARDNPLRAQHPDWYVERAHDDALIDPRSAVHAQDVAHANLADDATHDALSAWWCTHLAAYADAGAAGFLIDAPQRLPAAWWPGWRAALRRARPDLAVLAGVPGHARDALVPLEAAGFDAVFSSARWWDLRAPWFVDEHRLLRRIGAPIAFPDAYDGPRLADDWPDAQDDTVACAYRRALWTAASVGTGWLVPMGFERGVALPLMARDADADRYRAAFDAARFDLSGTIADANAWRRATPLAAARGEIAQLSAPAARATVLLRGAGPSLEYDDDALLIALNPDLDADARVDPATFLPGVPGALTRRKVPDGPAAPLAPFTLAPGGCTLLHARRAPPATMPRDAARERETLSAALAGDRIAIERVEPSVDGGRFAVKRVVGDMLVVRASIFSDGHAHLAAALAWRAAGERDWHEAPFTAEPNDRWCARIALDRLGRHEFRVIAWRDDWASLVSDIEKKHAAGQDVSLELREAQLLLATAMKLAAPADARALSRMERAAAEFHDAPPDARLALLGSAELAAAFAALRYRPFVTHDDTVYPVDVERRAARFSSWYEMFPRSASNDPHRHGTFDDVIAHLPRIRDMGFDVLYFPPIHPIGTAARKGRNNSLQAGPDDVGSPYAIGSPEGGHTAVHPQLGTLASFRALVDAARAHGLDIALDFAIQCSPDHPWLAGHPGWFAWRPDGSLRYAENPPKRYQDIVNPDFYAPDALPGLWLALRDVVLFWIEAGVRIFRVDNPHTKPLPFWAWLIADVRGRHPDVVFLSEAFTRPAMMYRLAKLGFSQSYTYFTWRESKREFIDYLTELTAGPAREFFRPNFFVNTPDINPRHLQNAPRTQFVIRAALAATLSGAWGMYSGFELGESAPLPDSEEYADAEKYELRARDWSKAAHIGTEIARLNRARRDNPALQTHLGLTFVDADNDAVLVFVKATPAFDSVVVVAISLDPWHPQAANFTLDAALWRGFGIVDGEPLDALEHDAAHAETWRGHRQYVSLDPHVRPYAIWRLAPAAGAALAPPEPDHGRHSSGGHG, translated from the coding sequence ATGAAACCGACGCCGACCTTCGCCCCGCGCCTGTATTTCTGCGACGCCCGCCTCGTCGGGCCGCTCGACGCATGGCCGGCGCTCTTCGCGCATATCGCGGGAATGGGTTTCGACCACGTGCTCGTCGGCGCGTACTGGGCCGCCAGCGTCGCCGGCTTTCCGCGCCACGTGGCCGATTTCGAGCGGCCCGCCGACGTATTCGCGACGCGCACGAGCGCGCTCGACACCTTCGCGCAGCTGACGCGGCTCGCGCAGGGCCACGGGCTGCGCATGCTGCTCGAAGTCGTGCCCGACCGCATCGCGCGCGACAACCCGCTGCGCGCGCAGCATCCGGACTGGTACGTCGAGCGCGCGCACGACGACGCGCTGATCGACCCGCGCAGCGCGGTGCATGCGCAGGATGTCGCGCACGCGAATCTCGCCGACGACGCGACGCACGACGCGCTGTCCGCCTGGTGGTGCACGCACCTGGCCGCGTATGCGGATGCCGGCGCGGCCGGCTTCCTGATCGATGCGCCGCAGCGCCTGCCCGCCGCATGGTGGCCCGGCTGGCGCGCCGCGCTGCGCCGCGCGCGGCCGGATCTCGCGGTGCTGGCCGGCGTGCCGGGCCATGCGCGCGACGCGCTCGTGCCGCTCGAGGCGGCCGGCTTCGACGCGGTGTTTTCGTCGGCGCGCTGGTGGGACCTGCGCGCGCCGTGGTTCGTCGACGAGCACCGGCTGCTGCGGCGCATCGGCGCGCCGATCGCGTTTCCCGACGCGTACGACGGCCCGCGGCTCGCGGACGACTGGCCCGACGCACAGGACGACACCGTCGCCTGCGCGTACCGCCGCGCGTTGTGGACCGCGGCCTCGGTCGGCACCGGCTGGCTGGTGCCGATGGGTTTCGAGCGCGGCGTCGCGCTGCCGCTGATGGCGCGCGACGCGGACGCCGATCGCTACCGCGCGGCGTTCGACGCCGCGCGCTTCGACCTGTCGGGGACGATCGCCGACGCGAACGCATGGCGTCGCGCGACGCCGCTGGCGGCCGCGCGCGGCGAAATCGCGCAGCTGAGCGCGCCCGCCGCGCGCGCGACCGTGTTGTTGCGCGGCGCGGGTCCGTCGCTGGAATACGACGACGACGCGCTGCTGATCGCGCTGAATCCCGATCTCGACGCGGACGCCCGCGTCGATCCCGCGACGTTCCTGCCCGGCGTGCCGGGCGCGTTGACACGCAGGAAGGTGCCCGACGGCCCGGCCGCGCCGCTTGCGCCGTTCACGCTCGCGCCGGGCGGCTGCACGCTGCTGCACGCGCGCCGCGCGCCGCCCGCGACGATGCCGCGCGACGCCGCACGCGAGCGCGAGACGCTGTCCGCCGCGCTCGCGGGCGACCGGATCGCGATCGAGCGCGTCGAGCCGTCGGTCGATGGCGGCCGCTTCGCGGTCAAGCGCGTGGTCGGCGACATGCTGGTCGTGCGCGCGTCGATCTTCTCGGACGGCCATGCGCACCTGGCCGCCGCGCTCGCCTGGCGCGCAGCCGGCGAACGCGACTGGCACGAAGCGCCGTTTACGGCCGAACCGAACGACCGCTGGTGCGCGCGCATTGCGCTCGACCGGCTCGGCCGCCACGAATTCCGCGTGATCGCATGGCGCGACGACTGGGCCTCGCTCGTCAGCGACATCGAGAAAAAGCACGCGGCCGGCCAGGACGTGTCGCTCGAACTGCGCGAGGCGCAGCTGCTGCTCGCGACCGCGATGAAGCTGGCCGCGCCGGCCGACGCCCGCGCGCTGTCGCGGATGGAGCGCGCGGCCGCCGAGTTCCACGACGCGCCGCCCGATGCACGCCTTGCGCTGCTCGGCTCGGCCGAGCTGGCCGCCGCGTTCGCGGCGCTGCGCTACCGCCCGTTCGTCACGCACGACGACACCGTCTATCCGGTCGACGTCGAGCGTCGCGCCGCGCGCTTCTCGAGCTGGTACGAGATGTTCCCGCGCTCCGCGAGCAACGATCCGCACCGGCACGGCACCTTCGACGACGTGATCGCGCATCTGCCGCGCATCCGCGACATGGGTTTCGACGTGCTGTATTTCCCGCCGATCCATCCGATCGGCACGGCCGCGCGCAAGGGCCGCAACAACAGCCTGCAGGCGGGCCCCGACGACGTCGGCAGCCCGTACGCGATCGGCTCGCCCGAAGGCGGCCATACGGCCGTGCATCCGCAGCTCGGCACGCTCGCGTCGTTCCGCGCGCTGGTCGACGCGGCGCGCGCGCACGGGCTCGACATCGCGCTCGACTTCGCGATCCAGTGCTCGCCCGACCACCCGTGGCTCGCCGGGCATCCGGGCTGGTTCGCGTGGCGTCCCGACGGCTCGCTGCGCTATGCGGAAAATCCGCCGAAGCGCTATCAGGACATCGTGAACCCCGATTTCTACGCGCCCGACGCGCTGCCCGGCCTGTGGCTCGCGCTGCGCGACGTGGTGCTGTTCTGGATCGAGGCGGGCGTGCGGATCTTTCGCGTCGACAACCCGCATACCAAGCCGCTGCCGTTCTGGGCGTGGCTGATCGCCGACGTGCGCGGCCGCCATCCGGACGTCGTGTTCCTGTCCGAGGCGTTCACGCGGCCCGCGATGATGTACCGGCTCGCAAAGCTCGGCTTCTCGCAGTCGTACACCTACTTCACGTGGCGCGAATCGAAGCGCGAGTTCATCGACTATCTGACCGAACTGACCGCGGGCCCCGCACGCGAGTTTTTCCGGCCGAACTTCTTCGTCAACACGCCCGACATCAATCCGCGCCATCTGCAGAACGCGCCGCGCACGCAGTTCGTGATCCGCGCGGCGCTCGCGGCGACGCTGTCCGGCGCATGGGGCATGTACTCCGGGTTCGAGCTCGGCGAATCGGCGCCGCTGCCCGACAGCGAGGAATACGCCGACGCGGAGAAGTACGAGCTGCGCGCGCGCGACTGGAGCAAGGCCGCGCATATCGGCACCGAGATCGCGCGCCTGAACCGCGCGCGGCGCGACAACCCGGCGCTGCAGACCCACCTCGGGCTCACGTTCGTCGACGCGGACAACGACGCGGTGCTGGTGTTCGTCAAGGCGACGCCCGCGTTCGACAGCGTCGTCGTCGTCGCGATCAGCCTGGACCCGTGGCATCCGCAGGCCGCCAACTTCACGCTCGACGCGGCGCTGTGGCGCGGCTTCGGCATCGTCGACGGCGAGCCGCTCGATGCGCTCGAACACGATGCCGCGCACGCCGAAACCTGGCGCGGGCACCGGCAGTACGTATCGCTCGACCCGCACGTGCGGCCCTATGCGATCTGGCGGCTCGCGCCCGCCGCCGGCGCCGCGCTGGCGCCGCCCGAGCCGGACCATGGCCGCCATTCGTCGGGAGGACACGGATGA
- a CDS encoding phage protein NinX family protein produces MRIDELDGTALDYWCARALCADAEDTLRFTAVAPTVIVTAACDALRRLDAQFAPSASWADAGAVLDRVVDLRVAQRGGDVVECDACFVDGPSTCGARGPNARIALLRAFVRARFGDTVDTPPTFAHRIERGAVVRYDPGTPIPETDRDLATGDSTDIRSVPRM; encoded by the coding sequence ATGCGAATCGACGAACTCGACGGAACCGCCCTCGACTACTGGTGCGCACGCGCATTGTGCGCGGACGCCGAAGACACGCTGCGCTTCACCGCAGTCGCGCCGACGGTCATCGTGACCGCCGCGTGCGACGCGTTGCGGCGCCTCGACGCGCAGTTCGCGCCGTCCGCGTCGTGGGCCGATGCGGGCGCGGTGCTCGACCGCGTCGTCGACCTGCGCGTCGCGCAGCGCGGCGGCGACGTCGTCGAATGCGACGCATGTTTCGTCGACGGCCCGTCGACCTGCGGCGCGCGCGGCCCGAATGCGCGCATCGCGCTGCTGCGCGCGTTCGTGCGCGCGCGTTTCGGCGACACCGTCGACACGCCGCCGACGTTCGCGCACCGGATCGAACGCGGCGCCGTCGTGCGCTACGACCCCGGCACGCCGATCCCCGAAACGGACCGCGACCTGGCGACCGGCGACAGCACGGACATCCGCTCCGTGCCGCGCATGTGA
- the treS gene encoding maltose alpha-D-glucosyltransferase — MKREDSLDDVRRAQFASLAPAGTPRQRRVRRRAPALCADDPLWYKDAIIYQVHVKSFFDSNHDGIGDFPGLIAKLDYIAELGVDAIWLLPFYPSPRRDDGYDISDYRDVHPDYGTLADVRRFIREAHARGIRVITELVINHTSDQHPWFQRARRAKPGSMYRNYYVWSDTDTKYAGTRIIFLDTETSNWTHDPVAGQYYWHRFYSHQPDLNFDNPAVVREVLQVMRFWLDLGIDGLRLDAVPYLVEREGTNNENLPETHAILKRIRATIDAEYPNRMLLAEANQWPEDVQEYFGNEDECHMAFHFPLMPRIYMSIASEDRFPIIDIMRQTPALAPSNQWAVFLRNHDELTLEMVTDSERDLLWQTYASDRRARLNLGIRRRLAPLMERDRRRIELINSLLLSMPGTPVIYYGDEIGMGDNIHLGDRDGVRTPMQWSSDRNGGFSRADPELLVLPPVMGSLYGYDAINVEAQTRDPHSLLNWTRRILATRRATQAFGRGTIRFLRPENRKVLAYLRELDGHEPVLCVANLSRASQAVELDLSEFAGRVPIEMTSDSPFPPVGQLPYLLTFPPYGFLWFVLSSHGREPAWRQPHAEPLPEYVTLVMRRGDTRPDVAQLHTLAHDALASWLVRRRWFASKDRTIGEARLNVVTPMPGEPFQYAEAWVTVRGDSGVERYVVPLAAAWGGETSGPLFAQLALARVRRGHTVGYLTDAFALPAFAHGMLRKLRAAETVPTSDGGQLAFLPDAGLAELDPGDDAEVRWLAAEQSNSSLVIGDAIVLKLVRKVAHGVHPEAEMSRYLTRIGYRNTATLAGEVVHVDPDGAPHTVAILQRYVDNQGDAWTRSFDFLKRAVDELALPAADDEEAAEPDLEPEAMHGYAAFAGIVGTRLGELHVALAQPSDDPAFAPERATPAHVEGWCADAIASFEHALDVLGTRLDALDASSRAAADALLASRRDAVRALGKLVPRTLDAQCIRIHGDFHLGQVLDVQGDALLIDFEGEPARPLERRRAKSHPLRDVAGFLRSLSYVSATGQFTIEKAPAQAADRKRALFDRFGQAAADRFVECYRAAAEQAPVRFVDPRYTDRLLALFLIDKASYELCYEAANRPDWLSVPVGGLAALVERLLDHGAADDGESR; from the coding sequence ATGAAACGCGAAGATTCCCTCGACGACGTGCGCCGCGCGCAGTTCGCGTCGCTCGCACCGGCCGGCACGCCGCGCCAGCGCCGCGTGCGCCGCCGCGCGCCGGCCCTGTGCGCCGACGACCCGCTCTGGTACAAGGACGCGATCATCTACCAGGTGCACGTGAAGTCGTTCTTCGATTCGAACCACGACGGCATCGGCGATTTCCCGGGCCTGATCGCGAAGCTCGACTACATCGCGGAACTCGGCGTCGACGCGATCTGGCTGCTGCCGTTCTACCCGTCGCCGCGCCGCGACGACGGCTACGACATCTCCGACTATCGCGACGTGCATCCCGACTACGGCACGCTCGCCGACGTGCGCCGCTTCATCCGCGAAGCGCATGCGCGCGGCATCCGCGTCATCACCGAGCTGGTGATCAACCACACGTCGGACCAGCATCCGTGGTTCCAGCGCGCGCGCCGCGCGAAGCCCGGCTCGATGTACCGCAACTACTACGTGTGGTCCGACACCGACACGAAGTACGCGGGCACGCGGATCATCTTCCTCGATACCGAAACGTCGAACTGGACCCACGACCCGGTCGCGGGCCAGTACTACTGGCATCGCTTCTATTCGCACCAGCCGGACCTGAACTTCGACAACCCGGCCGTCGTGCGCGAGGTGCTGCAGGTGATGCGCTTCTGGCTCGACCTCGGCATCGACGGGCTGCGGCTCGACGCGGTGCCGTACCTCGTCGAGCGCGAAGGCACCAACAACGAGAACCTGCCCGAGACGCACGCGATCCTGAAGCGGATCCGCGCGACGATCGACGCCGAGTATCCGAACCGCATGCTGCTCGCCGAAGCGAACCAGTGGCCGGAGGACGTGCAGGAGTATTTCGGCAACGAGGACGAATGCCACATGGCGTTCCACTTTCCGCTGATGCCGCGCATCTACATGTCGATCGCCAGCGAGGACCGCTTTCCGATCATCGACATCATGCGGCAGACGCCGGCGCTCGCGCCGAGCAACCAGTGGGCGGTGTTCCTGCGCAATCACGACGAGCTGACGCTCGAGATGGTCACCGATTCCGAACGCGACCTGCTGTGGCAGACCTATGCGAGCGACCGCCGCGCGCGGCTGAACCTCGGCATCCGGCGCCGGCTCGCGCCGCTGATGGAGCGCGACCGCCGCCGCATCGAGCTGATCAACTCGCTGCTGCTGTCGATGCCGGGCACGCCGGTGATCTACTACGGCGACGAGATCGGGATGGGCGACAACATCCACCTCGGCGACCGCGACGGCGTGCGCACGCCGATGCAGTGGTCGTCCGACCGCAACGGCGGGTTCTCGCGCGCCGATCCGGAACTGCTGGTGCTGCCGCCCGTGATGGGCTCGCTGTACGGCTATGACGCGATCAACGTCGAGGCGCAGACGCGCGATCCGCATTCGCTGCTGAACTGGACGCGCCGCATCCTCGCGACGCGCCGCGCGACGCAGGCGTTCGGCCGCGGCACGATCCGCTTCCTGCGGCCCGAGAACCGCAAGGTGCTCGCGTATCTGCGCGAGCTGGACGGCCACGAGCCGGTGCTGTGCGTCGCGAACCTGTCGCGCGCATCGCAGGCGGTCGAGCTGGACCTGTCCGAATTCGCGGGCCGCGTGCCGATCGAGATGACGTCCGACTCGCCGTTTCCGCCGGTCGGCCAGCTCCCGTATCTGCTCACCTTTCCGCCGTACGGGTTCCTGTGGTTCGTGCTGTCCTCGCACGGGCGCGAACCGGCGTGGCGGCAGCCGCATGCGGAGCCGCTGCCCGAATACGTGACGCTCGTGATGCGGCGCGGCGACACGCGGCCCGACGTCGCGCAGCTGCACACGCTCGCGCACGATGCGCTCGCGTCGTGGCTGGTGCGCCGGCGCTGGTTCGCGTCGAAGGACCGCACCATCGGCGAGGCGCGGCTCAACGTGGTCACGCCGATGCCGGGCGAGCCGTTCCAGTACGCGGAAGCGTGGGTCACGGTGCGCGGCGACAGCGGTGTCGAGCGCTACGTGGTGCCGCTCGCGGCCGCATGGGGCGGCGAAACCTCCGGCCCGCTGTTCGCGCAGCTCGCGCTCGCGCGCGTGCGGCGCGGCCATACGGTCGGCTACCTGACCGACGCATTCGCGCTGCCGGCGTTCGCGCACGGGATGCTGCGCAAGCTGCGCGCGGCCGAGACGGTGCCGACCTCCGACGGCGGCCAGCTCGCCTTCCTGCCCGACGCGGGGCTGGCCGAGCTCGACCCGGGCGACGACGCGGAAGTGCGCTGGCTCGCGGCCGAGCAGAGCAACAGCTCGCTCGTGATCGGCGATGCGATCGTGCTGAAGCTGGTGCGCAAGGTCGCGCACGGCGTGCATCCGGAAGCGGAGATGAGCCGGTACCTGACGCGGATCGGCTACCGGAACACCGCCACGCTCGCCGGCGAGGTCGTGCACGTCGACCCCGACGGCGCGCCGCACACCGTCGCGATCCTGCAGCGCTACGTCGACAACCAGGGCGACGCGTGGACGCGTTCGTTCGACTTCCTGAAGCGCGCGGTCGACGAACTGGCGCTGCCGGCCGCCGACGACGAGGAAGCCGCCGAGCCGGACCTCGAACCGGAAGCCATGCACGGCTATGCGGCGTTCGCCGGCATCGTCGGCACGCGGCTCGGCGAGCTGCACGTCGCGCTCGCGCAGCCGTCCGACGATCCCGCGTTCGCGCCGGAGCGCGCGACGCCCGCGCATGTCGAAGGCTGGTGCGCCGACGCGATCGCATCGTTCGAGCACGCGCTCGACGTGCTCGGCACACGGCTCGATGCGCTCGACGCGAGCTCGCGCGCGGCAGCCGACGCGCTGCTGGCCTCACGCCGCGACGCGGTGCGCGCGCTCGGCAAGCTCGTGCCGCGCACGCTCGACGCGCAGTGCATCCGCATCCACGGCGACTTCCATCTCGGCCAGGTGCTCGACGTGCAGGGCGATGCGCTGCTGATCGATTTCGAAGGCGAGCCGGCACGCCCGCTCGAGCGGCGGCGCGCGAAATCGCATCCGCTGCGCGACGTCGCCGGGTTCCTGCGCTCGCTGTCGTATGTCAGCGCGACCGGGCAGTTCACGATCGAGAAGGCGCCGGCGCAGGCCGCCGACCGCAAGCGCGCGCTGTTCGACCGCTTCGGGCAGGCGGCGGCCGACCGGTTCGTCGAATGCTATCGCGCGGCCGCCGAGCAGGCGCCGGTGCGCTTCGTCGATCCGCGCTACACCGATCGCCTGCTCGCGCTGTTCCTGATCGACAAGGCGTCGTACGAGCTGTGCTACGAGGCCGCGAACCGCCCCGACTGGCTGAGCGTGCCGGTGGGCGGCCTCGCGGCGCTCGTCGAGCGCCTGCTCGATCACGGCGCCGCCGACGACGGAGAATCGCGATGA
- a CDS encoding endonuclease/exonuclease/phosphatase family protein, with the protein MAMNRHAAAPPEVVTADAPPVAAPGGRDLRIATYNIRGGYGAWPARAADRIAAVIEELDADVIALQEVPLGGTRAPDVLAHLRDATGMHAVAGPTIDTAERRYGNAVLSRCPIRAARTLDLSFHRREPRGALDADIDCGIGTIRVVATHLGLSAVERSAQVQRLLAAFDTGTMPVILLGDINEWFVRGRALQALVTRFRRAPAPRTFPTLYPVFSLDRIWIHPGELLVDVAVHRSVRARHASDHYPLVARMRASGMTIAR; encoded by the coding sequence ATGGCGATGAACCGGCATGCGGCGGCGCCGCCCGAAGTCGTCACGGCCGACGCGCCGCCGGTCGCCGCGCCCGGCGGCCGCGACCTGCGCATCGCGACCTACAACATCCGCGGCGGCTACGGCGCGTGGCCGGCGCGCGCGGCCGACCGGATCGCGGCCGTGATCGAGGAACTCGATGCGGACGTGATCGCGCTGCAGGAGGTGCCGCTCGGCGGCACGCGCGCGCCCGACGTGCTCGCGCACCTGCGCGACGCGACCGGTATGCACGCGGTGGCCGGCCCGACGATCGACACGGCCGAACGCCGCTACGGCAACGCGGTGCTGTCGCGCTGCCCGATCCGGGCGGCGCGCACGCTGGACCTGTCGTTCCATCGGCGCGAGCCGCGCGGCGCGCTCGACGCCGACATCGACTGCGGCATCGGCACGATCCGCGTGGTCGCGACCCATCTCGGGCTGTCGGCCGTCGAGCGCAGCGCACAGGTGCAGCGGCTGCTCGCCGCGTTCGACACCGGCACGATGCCGGTGATCCTGCTCGGCGACATCAACGAATGGTTCGTGCGCGGCCGCGCGTTGCAGGCGCTCGTCACGCGGTTCCGGCGCGCGCCGGCGCCGCGCACGTTTCCGACGCTGTATCCGGTGTTCTCGCTGGACCGGATCTGGATCCATCCGGGCGAACTGCTGGTCGACGTCGCCGTGCATCGCAGCGTGCGCGCGCGGCACGCGTCCGATCACTATCCGCTCGTCGCGCGCATGCGCGCGTCGGGCATGACGATTGCGCGCTGA